The Phycisphaeraceae bacterium genome includes a window with the following:
- a CDS encoding glycoside hydrolase family 15 protein, with the protein MPRDIPVGNGQLLVTFDHHYRIRDLYYPHVGQENHGAGGACGFGVWSDIGTPPKNERRRKRLFWSDQGWEIKPGYLADTLATDVRMVHPELELELRCTDAVDFHRPLLIRRIEVHNLTDRVREARVLHHQDLFLYGTRVGDTAYYDPQVQSLIHYRMQRYVLACFYASGEPAIHEYATGTAGFGGAEGTWRDAEDGHLGNNPIGQGAVDSTMLTRVQLEPNGKQVVYLVLAFGQSYDDLEEIHHFIHRESPQGIIDRTVNYWRLWLNANRVPLCDRDETGLGPEVSELYKRSLLVVRSQIDNGGAIIAANDSDIMQFSRDTYSYLWPRDGAFVADALDGAGYPDVARGFFSLCARIINHRGYFLHKYGPDGSPASSWHPWTSNGQPQVPIQEDETALVIWALWRHFVRYRDIEFVRPLWMKLIQPAANFMTRFRDPATGLPLPSYDLWEERYGVHTFTVASVYAGLKSAQNFANAFGDSQLAERYGGAAYEIRDGFCRHLWSPEHGRFLRRIEPVDSERTARLMAEILAGRDPMPEGQKHLDALDRVSLPEVPPDEIEYYRDEVLDSSMYAIFALGLLPVEDERVKKTMDAIEDQLWVKTDVGGVARYRNDYYHQVSQDVDKIPGNPWFICTLWLADYYIAKAKTEDELREASRFIRWTADRALPSRILAEQVHPETNAPLSVSPLTWSHATFVSTVAAYLTRLESLRTGEAEPDQSIDSPAMMRQKVVAPIPSLAS; encoded by the coding sequence ATGCCCCGAGACATTCCAGTAGGCAACGGTCAGCTTCTGGTGACCTTCGACCATCATTACCGGATCCGCGATCTGTACTACCCGCATGTCGGGCAGGAGAATCACGGGGCGGGTGGTGCTTGCGGGTTCGGGGTATGGTCCGATATCGGGACTCCGCCTAAGAACGAGCGTCGGCGTAAGCGGCTGTTCTGGTCGGACCAGGGGTGGGAGATCAAGCCGGGGTACCTGGCGGACACGCTGGCGACGGATGTTCGGATGGTTCATCCGGAGTTGGAGCTCGAGCTTCGGTGTACGGATGCGGTGGATTTTCATCGCCCGCTGCTGATCAGGCGGATTGAGGTCCACAACCTGACGGATCGGGTGCGTGAGGCGCGGGTGCTTCATCATCAGGACCTGTTTTTATATGGCACGCGGGTGGGTGATACGGCTTACTACGACCCGCAGGTTCAGTCGCTGATCCACTACCGGATGCAGCGCTATGTGCTGGCCTGTTTCTACGCGTCAGGTGAGCCAGCGATTCATGAGTATGCCACGGGGACGGCGGGATTTGGTGGGGCTGAGGGCACCTGGCGGGATGCTGAGGACGGGCATCTGGGGAACAACCCGATTGGTCAGGGGGCGGTGGATTCGACGATGCTCACGCGGGTTCAGCTCGAGCCGAATGGCAAGCAGGTGGTTTATCTGGTGCTTGCGTTCGGGCAGAGCTATGACGATCTGGAGGAGATCCATCACTTCATCCACCGGGAGAGCCCGCAGGGGATCATTGACCGGACGGTGAACTACTGGCGGCTTTGGCTGAATGCCAATCGGGTCCCGCTGTGTGACCGGGATGAGACGGGGTTGGGGCCTGAGGTGTCGGAGTTGTACAAGCGGTCGTTGCTGGTGGTGCGCTCGCAGATCGACAATGGTGGGGCGATCATCGCGGCGAACGACTCGGACATCATGCAGTTTTCACGGGATACTTACTCGTATCTGTGGCCGCGTGATGGTGCGTTTGTGGCCGATGCGTTGGACGGGGCGGGGTATCCTGATGTGGCGCGGGGGTTTTTCTCGCTGTGTGCTCGGATCATCAATCACCGGGGGTATTTCCTGCACAAGTACGGGCCGGATGGCAGTCCGGCGTCGTCGTGGCACCCGTGGACGTCCAACGGCCAGCCGCAGGTGCCGATTCAGGAGGACGAGACGGCGTTGGTCATCTGGGCGTTGTGGCGACACTTTGTGCGTTACCGTGACATCGAGTTCGTGCGGCCGTTGTGGATGAAGCTCATCCAGCCAGCGGCGAACTTCATGACGCGTTTCCGTGATCCGGCGACGGGGTTGCCGCTGCCGTCTTATGACCTTTGGGAAGAGCGTTATGGCGTGCACACCTTCACGGTGGCGTCGGTTTATGCTGGCCTGAAGTCGGCGCAGAACTTTGCCAACGCTTTTGGCGACAGCCAGCTTGCTGAGCGTTATGGCGGCGCGGCGTATGAGATTCGTGATGGCTTTTGCCGTCATCTCTGGAGTCCGGAGCACGGGCGTTTTTTGAGGCGGATCGAGCCTGTGGATTCCGAGCGGACGGCGCGGTTGATGGCGGAGATCCTGGCTGGTCGTGATCCGATGCCTGAGGGCCAGAAGCACCTGGATGCGCTGGATCGGGTGTCTTTGCCTGAGGTCCCGCCGGACGAGATCGAGTACTACCGGGATGAGGTTCTGGATAGCTCGATGTATGCGATCTTCGCGCTGGGGCTGTTGCCGGTTGAGGACGAGCGGGTGAAGAAGACGATGGATGCGATCGAGGATCAGCTCTGGGTCAAGACTGATGTCGGTGGCGTGGCCAGGTACCGGAACGACTACTACCATCAGGTGAGTCAGGATGTGGACAAGATCCCGGGTAACCCGTGGTTCATCTGCACGCTGTGGCTCGCGGACTACTACATCGCCAAGGCGAAGACTGAGGACGAGCTTCGTGAGGCGTCGCGTTTCATCCGTTGGACGGCGGACCGTGCGTTGCCGTCACGGATTCTGGCTGAGCAGGTTCACCCGGAGACGAATGCCCCGTTGTCGGTTTCCCCGCTGACGTGGAGCCATGCGACGTTCGTGAGCACGGTGGCGGCTTATCTGACGCGGCTCGAATCGCTTCGGACCGGGGAGGCGGAGCCGGATCAGAGCATTGACAGCCCGGCGATGATGCGTCAGAAGGTGGTTGCACCGATCCCGAGCCTCGCTTCCTGA
- a CDS encoding molybdopterin-dependent oxidoreductase, with amino-acid sequence MPQITIDGQQCSFEGKQTILQVALDNGIEIPHYCYHPGLSVVASCRICLAEVAQPNPRNENKLELIPKLLPTCQTPAVDGSEIYLQSPKSISNQKSVMEFLLINHPLDCPVCDQAGECHLQDYSFKYGRSESRFEETKIKQPKKDLGPNVLLYSDRCIMCSRCVRFTREVSGTGEIGVFGRGSSEQIDVFPGQPLDNELSGNVVDICPVGALLDKDFLMSMRVWNLTATPGIDGITASGDNISVEHNDGTIYRVKPRTNMEINHWWISDEIRYGWKFVHREDRLTSPLIRSDNQQQPADWDTATTEVARQLADLVKYKGDGSLGLMVSPMLTSEEAYLLGRWILQLDPGAVIAVGPIHIDGEDKTFPGGYTVRAEKAPNARGVRRALEKIAQTVLTYDEFLDVIREEDSGLSGLVLTGNTPEPTWDDVLITGAKGRFTILIDTLPSDMANAVDVVLPSSTWVEKAGTFENATGRLQAFVCAIQPIEGSIPEGQIALDLMAAADLAKPSRYDADRVRKDMGGEFATDVHVAQRRGQREADLQYVTL; translated from the coding sequence ATGCCTCAGATTACCATTGACGGTCAACAATGCTCGTTCGAGGGCAAGCAGACCATCCTTCAGGTCGCGCTCGACAACGGCATCGAGATCCCCCACTACTGCTACCACCCCGGCCTCTCCGTCGTGGCCAGTTGCCGCATCTGCCTTGCCGAGGTCGCTCAGCCCAACCCCCGCAACGAAAACAAGCTCGAGCTGATCCCAAAGCTCCTGCCCACATGCCAGACCCCCGCCGTCGACGGCTCTGAAATCTACCTCCAAAGCCCCAAGTCCATCTCCAACCAGAAGTCGGTCATGGAGTTCCTCCTGATCAACCACCCGCTCGACTGCCCCGTCTGCGATCAGGCTGGCGAGTGCCACCTCCAGGACTACAGCTTCAAGTACGGCCGCTCCGAATCACGATTCGAAGAGACCAAGATCAAGCAGCCCAAGAAAGACCTCGGCCCCAACGTCCTGCTCTACTCCGACCGCTGCATCATGTGCTCCCGCTGTGTCCGCTTCACCCGCGAGGTCTCCGGCACCGGCGAGATCGGCGTCTTCGGCCGCGGGTCCAGCGAACAAATCGATGTCTTCCCCGGCCAACCCCTCGACAACGAACTCTCCGGCAACGTCGTCGATATCTGCCCCGTCGGTGCCCTCCTCGATAAAGACTTCTTGATGTCCATGCGCGTCTGGAACCTCACCGCTACCCCCGGCATCGACGGCATCACTGCCTCAGGCGACAACATCTCCGTCGAACACAACGACGGCACAATCTACCGCGTCAAACCACGGACCAACATGGAGATCAATCACTGGTGGATCTCCGATGAAATCCGCTACGGTTGGAAGTTCGTCCATCGCGAAGACCGCCTGACCTCCCCACTCATCCGTAGCGACAACCAACAGCAACCCGCCGATTGGGACACCGCCACCACCGAGGTCGCCAGACAACTTGCCGACCTGGTCAAGTACAAAGGCGACGGCTCCCTCGGCTTGATGGTCAGCCCCATGCTCACCAGCGAAGAAGCCTATCTCCTGGGCCGCTGGATCCTCCAGCTCGACCCCGGCGCAGTCATCGCCGTCGGTCCCATCCACATCGACGGCGAGGACAAGACCTTCCCAGGCGGATACACCGTCCGCGCCGAAAAAGCCCCCAACGCCCGAGGCGTCCGCCGAGCACTCGAAAAAATCGCCCAGACAGTCCTCACCTATGACGAGTTCCTCGATGTCATCCGCGAAGAAGACTCCGGCCTCTCCGGGCTCGTGCTCACCGGCAACACCCCAGAGCCCACATGGGACGATGTGCTGATCACCGGAGCTAAAGGCCGCTTCACCATTCTCATCGACACCCTGCCCAGCGACATGGCCAACGCCGTCGATGTCGTCCTCCCTTCATCCACCTGGGTCGAAAAAGCCGGCACCTTCGAGAACGCCACCGGTCGCCTACAGGCCTTCGTCTGCGCCATCCAGCCCATCGAAGGCTCCATCCCCGAAGGCCAGATCGCTCTCGACCTCATGGCCGCCGCCGACCTGGCCAAACCAAGTCGCTACGACGCCGATCGCGTCCGCAAGGACATGGGCGGGGAGTTCGCCACCGACGTCCACGTCGCTCAACGCCGTGGCCAGCGCGAAGCCGACCTCCAGTACGTCACGCTCTAA
- a CDS encoding SDR family oxidoreductase, protein MSENGSSWPQVENPVCIVTGAGSGVGRDTACLMAEAGFRVVLVGRTAEKLEATVALINEEVENPPELLVKPGDLADSETCERVVAETVEKFGRVDGLANVAGDAPLQPIGKITPEIYQRCMDINLKAVVFLTQACWPHFRKQKGGAISSVSSMASIDPFKGFNIYAAAKAGVNLFTKAVADEGQRMGITAFAVAPGAIETPMLRQNFPEKAIPAEKTLDPIVVAGVVRDGLLRRGRFENGETFVLASP, encoded by the coding sequence ATGAGTGAGAACGGCAGTTCGTGGCCGCAGGTTGAGAACCCGGTATGCATCGTGACGGGAGCGGGTAGCGGCGTCGGGCGGGATACGGCGTGCCTGATGGCGGAGGCTGGTTTTCGCGTGGTGCTGGTTGGGCGGACCGCGGAGAAGCTGGAAGCGACGGTCGCGCTGATTAACGAGGAGGTTGAGAATCCGCCTGAGTTGCTGGTGAAGCCGGGTGATCTTGCGGACAGCGAGACTTGTGAGCGGGTGGTGGCGGAGACGGTGGAAAAGTTCGGTCGGGTGGATGGGCTGGCGAATGTCGCGGGAGATGCGCCGTTGCAGCCGATCGGGAAGATCACGCCTGAGATTTATCAGCGGTGCATGGACATCAATCTCAAGGCGGTGGTGTTTCTGACGCAGGCGTGCTGGCCGCATTTTCGTAAGCAGAAAGGCGGGGCGATCAGCAGCGTGTCGTCGATGGCGAGCATCGATCCGTTCAAGGGGTTCAATATCTACGCTGCGGCGAAAGCGGGCGTGAATCTGTTTACGAAGGCGGTGGCGGACGAGGGGCAGCGGATGGGGATCACGGCGTTTGCGGTTGCGCCCGGGGCGATTGAGACGCCGATGCTGCGGCAGAACTTTCCGGAGAAGGCAATTCCTGCGGAGAAGACGCTGGACCCGATCGTGGTGGCGGGTGTGGTGCGTGACGGGCTTCTGAGGCGGGGTCGTTTTGAGAATGGGGAGACGTTTGTGCTGGCGTCGCCTTGA
- the mqnE gene encoding aminofutalosine synthase MqnE, with the protein MDATLKTIADKVRERQRLSAQDGLALLEHPDIWSVGRLASQVRHQLHQQTTYYNINRHINYSNVCALSCKFCAFHRKRGDEGAYEFSPEQIAEEARKAAEAGATEVHMVGGLHPYLPFSYYLDVLRAVKTAAPQIHVKAFTAVEIVHLARVAKRPKDLVGVLGDLKEAGLGSLPGGGAEVFDDRVHDEAFKGKIRSDKWLEVHRAAHEIGLMSNATILYGHVESLEDRIHHFCLLREQQDDAIERGLPGRFQTVIPLPFIPDDSELEHLAGPTGLEDLRMLAVARLMLDNIAHIKCFWIMQTLELAEIALDFGVDDVDGTVVWYDITKVGGSNNHQERSVRDLRDAIIEAGYEPVERDTIYRPVVRDGARWRVTEAVPA; encoded by the coding sequence ATGGACGCAACTCTCAAGACGATCGCTGACAAGGTACGCGAACGCCAGCGGCTGAGCGCACAGGACGGTCTGGCGCTGTTGGAGCATCCAGATATATGGTCTGTGGGTCGATTAGCGAGCCAAGTTCGTCACCAACTCCACCAACAAACGACGTACTACAACATCAATCGGCACATCAACTACTCCAATGTGTGCGCCCTGTCGTGCAAGTTTTGTGCTTTTCATCGGAAGCGTGGTGATGAGGGCGCTTACGAGTTCAGCCCGGAGCAGATTGCTGAGGAGGCTCGCAAGGCGGCTGAGGCGGGGGCGACCGAGGTGCATATGGTGGGTGGGCTGCATCCGTACCTGCCTTTTTCGTATTACCTCGATGTGCTGCGTGCGGTCAAGACGGCGGCGCCGCAGATTCATGTCAAGGCGTTCACGGCGGTGGAGATTGTGCACCTGGCGCGGGTTGCAAAGCGGCCGAAGGATCTGGTGGGTGTTCTTGGGGACTTGAAAGAGGCGGGGTTGGGTTCGCTGCCTGGGGGCGGGGCTGAGGTGTTTGATGATCGGGTTCACGATGAGGCGTTTAAGGGGAAGATCCGGTCGGATAAGTGGCTGGAGGTTCATCGGGCGGCGCATGAGATCGGGCTGATGAGCAACGCGACGATTCTGTACGGGCATGTGGAGTCGCTGGAGGATCGGATTCATCACTTTTGTCTGTTGCGGGAGCAGCAGGATGATGCGATCGAGCGTGGTCTGCCGGGGCGGTTTCAGACGGTGATCCCGTTGCCGTTTATCCCGGATGACTCGGAGCTTGAGCATCTTGCGGGTCCGACGGGTCTGGAGGACTTGAGAATGTTGGCGGTGGCGCGGCTGATGCTGGACAACATCGCGCACATCAAGTGCTTCTGGATCATGCAGACGCTGGAACTGGCGGAGATCGCGCTGGACTTTGGTGTGGATGATGTTGACGGCACGGTGGTGTGGTACGACATCACGAAGGTTGGAGGATCGAACAACCATCAGGAGCGGTCGGTTCGAGACCTGCGCGATGCGATCATCGAGGCGGGTTACGAGCCGGTTGAGCGCGACACGATCTACCGTCCGGTGGTGCGCGATGGTGCGCGGTGGCGTGTGACAGAGGCTGTGCCCGCTTGA